The following are encoded in a window of Prochlorococcus marinus str. MIT 1013 genomic DNA:
- the psaA gene encoding photosystem I core protein PsaA, with translation MTISPPEREQKKEPVLDKPIETDAIPVDFSKLDKPGFWSKSLAKGPKTTTWIWNLHADAHDFDTHVGDLQETSRKVFSAHFGHLAVIFIWMSAAFFHGARFSNYSGWLADPTHVKPGAQVVWPIVGQEMLNADLGGNYHGIQITSGIFQMWRGWGITNETELMALAIGALLMAAIMLHGGIYHYHKAAPKLDWFRNLESMLNHHIAGLVGLGSIAWAGHCIHIGAPTAALMDAIDAGKPLIIDGIPIASIADMPLPHELCNPAIASQIFPGLAGRTVENFFTTNWWAFSDFLTFKGGLNPVTGSLWMTDISHHHLAFGVLAVFGGHLYRTMFGIGHSLKEILDNHAGDPILFPAPNGHKGIYEFLANSWHAQLGLNLAMIGSLSIIISHHMYAMPPYPYLSIDYPTVLGLFTHHMWIGGLFIVGAAAHAGIAMIRDYDPAVHIDNVLDRILKARDALISHLNWACMFLGFHSFGLYIHNDVMRALGRPADMFSDTGIQLQPVFAQWIQNIHHSAAGSTTLAGANVNLQSGLVSEVFNGSVSQVGGKIGIAPIPLGTADFMIHHIHAFTIHVTLLILLKGVLFARSSRLIPDKANLGFRFPCDGPGRGGTCQVSSWDHVFLGLFWMYNGLSVVIFHFSWKMQSDVWGLTGGNFAQSSITINGWLRDFLWAQSSQVLTSYGQPISMYGLMFLGAHFVWAFSLMFLFSGRGYWQELFESIIWAHNKLKLAPTIQPRALSITQGRAVGAAHFLLGGIATTWAFFHARLIGLG, from the coding sequence ATGACCATTAGCCCACCAGAAAGAGAACAAAAAAAAGAACCAGTTCTCGATAAACCTATCGAAACTGATGCAATCCCTGTAGATTTTTCCAAGCTTGATAAGCCTGGTTTTTGGTCAAAGTCCCTAGCAAAGGGTCCAAAGACTACTACATGGATATGGAATCTTCATGCTGACGCGCATGATTTTGACACCCATGTTGGAGATCTCCAAGAAACCAGTAGAAAAGTATTTTCTGCTCATTTTGGCCATCTAGCAGTCATCTTTATTTGGATGAGTGCAGCTTTTTTCCATGGAGCTCGCTTTTCTAATTATTCTGGATGGCTTGCTGATCCAACTCATGTCAAACCAGGAGCTCAAGTCGTTTGGCCAATAGTTGGGCAAGAAATGCTCAATGCAGATTTAGGCGGTAATTATCACGGCATTCAGATCACATCAGGAATTTTTCAGATGTGGAGAGGCTGGGGTATTACCAATGAAACAGAGCTTATGGCTTTAGCTATTGGTGCATTACTAATGGCAGCGATAATGTTGCATGGTGGTATATATCACTATCACAAAGCTGCTCCAAAGCTTGATTGGTTCAGAAATCTTGAATCTATGCTCAATCACCACATAGCTGGTCTAGTGGGATTGGGTTCAATTGCATGGGCAGGACACTGCATTCACATTGGAGCACCAACTGCAGCCCTTATGGATGCTATTGATGCAGGCAAGCCACTAATTATTGATGGAATTCCAATAGCTTCAATTGCGGACATGCCATTGCCACATGAGCTTTGCAATCCAGCTATCGCTAGTCAGATATTCCCTGGACTTGCAGGGAGAACAGTAGAAAATTTCTTTACAACCAATTGGTGGGCATTTAGTGATTTTCTTACTTTCAAAGGAGGTCTGAATCCGGTTACTGGAAGTTTGTGGATGACAGATATTTCACATCATCATTTAGCTTTTGGAGTTCTAGCTGTATTTGGTGGACACCTATATAGAACAATGTTTGGAATAGGCCACAGCTTAAAAGAAATACTTGATAATCACGCTGGAGATCCAATTCTTTTCCCTGCTCCAAATGGACATAAGGGAATATATGAGTTTTTAGCTAATAGTTGGCATGCTCAACTTGGCTTAAATCTTGCAATGATCGGCTCCCTCAGCATCATTATTTCTCATCACATGTATGCGATGCCTCCATATCCATACTTGTCAATTGATTATCCAACTGTTTTGGGTCTATTTACCCATCACATGTGGATAGGGGGATTGTTCATTGTTGGTGCAGCAGCTCATGCTGGCATAGCAATGATTAGAGACTATGACCCAGCTGTTCATATTGATAATGTTCTAGACAGAATCTTGAAAGCAAGGGATGCATTGATTAGTCATTTAAACTGGGCATGTATGTTCTTAGGTTTCCATAGTTTCGGTCTCTATATTCATAACGATGTAATGCGTGCGTTAGGAAGACCTGCCGATATGTTTAGTGATACAGGCATCCAACTTCAACCTGTTTTCGCTCAATGGATTCAAAATATTCATCATTCAGCAGCTGGCTCTACCACTCTTGCTGGTGCGAACGTAAACCTTCAAAGTGGCTTAGTTAGCGAGGTCTTTAATGGTTCAGTAAGTCAAGTTGGTGGGAAAATTGGAATCGCTCCTATACCTCTAGGAACTGCTGATTTCATGATTCACCATATCCATGCTTTTACTATCCACGTAACCCTTCTAATTCTTCTAAAAGGAGTTTTATTTGCAAGAAGCTCTCGACTAATTCCCGACAAAGCGAATCTTGGATTTAGATTCCCATGTGATGGCCCAGGAAGAGGAGGTACATGCCAAGTTTCATCTTGGGATCATGTTTTCCTTGGTTTGTTCTGGATGTATAACGGCTTATCAGTAGTTATATTCCACTTCTCATGGAAAATGCAAAGTGATGTATGGGGCCTTACAGGAGGAAACTTTGCTCAAAGCTCCATCACTATTAACGGATGGCTTAGAGATTTCCTCTGGGCCCAGTCATCACAGGTCCTTACAAGTTATGGTCAACCCATAAGTATGTACGGTTTGATGTTCTTGGGAGCACATTTCGTTTGGGCATTTAGTCTTATGTTCCTATTCAGTGGCCGTGGTTACTGGCAAGAATTATTTGAGTCAATTATTTGGGCTCATAATAAACTTAAGTTGGCTCCAACTATTCAACCAAGAGCTCTATCTATTACTCAAGGTCGTGCAGTAGGAGCAGCTCATTTCCTTCTAGGAGGAATTGCTACAACTTGGGCCTTCTTCCACGCTCGCTTAATCGGTCTCGGCTGA